Proteins encoded in a region of the Thunnus maccoyii chromosome 4, fThuMac1.1, whole genome shotgun sequence genome:
- the kdm5bb gene encoding lysine-specific demethylase 5B-B isoform X2, protein MSQPRPDEFKPPPECPVFEPSWEEFEDPFAFINKIRPIAEKTGICKVRPPPGWQPPFACDVDRLHFVPRIQRLNELEAQTRVKLNFLDQIAKFWDLQGCALKIPHVERKILDLYKLNKLVADEGGFDIVCQGRRWTKIALQMGFAPGKAVGSHLRGHYEKILYPYNLFQSGANLLYVQKPVQPVESAESMEGSDIKDYKLQDQAQRQLVQTPENCPGARRAKRMKCETVCVKTEPGEPGDSRPNLRRRMGSFVAKPEPEKEIPIPVKQEPVESKEPMIEVDKSKQRYKKYLPPVPPSPVDLVVCLMCGSGGDEDRLLLCDGCDDSYHTFCLIPPLHDVPKGDWRCPKCLAQECNKPHEAFGFEQAYRDYSLRAFGQMADAFKSDYFNMPVHMVPTELVEKEFWRLVGAIEEDVTVEYGADIASKEFGSGFPIPNGRFKVSPADEKYLKCGWNLNNLAMMNPSVLTHVTADICGMTLPWLYVGMCFSSFCWHIEDHWSYSINYLHWGEPKTWYGAPGFAAEQLEEVMKKLAPELFESQPDLLHQLVTIMNPNTLMDHGVPIYRTNQCAGEFVITFPRAYHSGFNQGFNFAEAVNFCTVDWMPLGRQCVDHYRMLHRYNVFSHDEMVCNMALKADTLDVVLASSVHRDMVIMIREEKELRNKVKKMGMLRCQEAKYDDLQDDERQCVKCRTTCYLSAVTCPCSPGVLVCLHHISDLCSCPITNYTLNYRYTLDDLLPMVNAVKQRAELYDDWASRVAETLEAKLEKKKGLPIFRSLLGESESQRFPDNDLLRRLRLVTQDAEKCSLVAQQLLNGKRQTRYRCGTVKSRSQLTVEELSSFVRQLYNLSCSLPQAPLLKELLNRIEDFQQHSEKVLADEVPSVSEIQSLLDVSFDFDVELPELPRLRVRLEQARWLEGVQQASVQPSTLTLETMRRLIDQGVGLAAHPSVEKAMARLQELLTVSEHWEDKASSLLKARPPHSIETLSAAAEKASGIPAYLPNCLLLKDTIRKAQEWLQEAEELQASGCMPLVDSLSDMVLRGQAIQVHLEPLDRLESLMVEVQEWKESTATTFLQKDSTLSLLEALCPRCEVGNVGSPKRRAKKGKESPKSNKKKTPRLNTLSDVEKALSETKDSTSAMATLEELRVREMEAFSHLRAANESKLLPTADCMDLKVCVCQKAPMGAMLQCELCRDAFHSVCVRDPSDSCETQPWLCPQCQRSEKPPLNKVRPLLESLRHIGVRLPEGDALHYLVERTVDWQHRAQQISHSCNLPELEERPGTPPTLTSWASGGNDTHNNTQAPCLTPEWNRTSHAQTVFYTEQRCIPLQGLSRELEELMVEGLLLQVSLPEVQSLYHVLLDRATSQHTTRCMSPPQDDSDCDQHMQFNSQGKNLPLNQDGVNGVRETMTGSEKKAKRHLERESLDVEHRGKDKKHSHKRQKMNKKRPASTSSSLRSDFSQSDDSDEEMAVCPAERCQLPEGDEVDWVQCDGSCNQWFHQVCVGVTAEMAEKEDYICVRCTLNDGHMRK, encoded by the exons ATGAGCCAGCCCCGGCCGGACGAGTTCAAGCCTCCCCCGGAGTGCCCGGTCTTCGAGCCCAGCTGGGAAGAATTTGAAGATCCTTTTGCTTTCATCAATAAGATCCGTCCGATCGCTGAAAAAACGGGCATTTGCAAAGTCCGGCCGCCTCCG GGTTGGCAGCCTCCATTTGCATGCGATGTTGACAGACTTCACTTTGTTCCTCGGATCCAGAGGCTCAATGAGTTGGAG GCACAGACCAGAGTCAAGCTCAACTTTTTGGACCAGATTGCCAAATTTTGGGATTTGCAGGGATGTGCCCTGAAGATTCCTCATGTGGAGAGGAAGATTTTGGATTTATATAAGCTAAATAAG CTGGTAGCAGATGAGGGTGGATTTGACATTGTCTGTCAGGGCAGACGATGGACCAAGATTGCACTACAAATGGGCTTCGCCCCTGGCAAAGCTGTCGGCTCACACCTGCGAGGGCATTATGAGAAAATCCTCTATCCCTACAATCTCTTTCAGAGTGGAGCAAACCTCCTG TATGTTCAGAAGCCAGTCCAGCCAGTGGAGAGTGCAGAAAGCATGGAGGGCTCTGACATCAAGGACTACAAGCTGCAGGACCAGGCTCAGAGGCAGCTGGTCCAGACTCCTGAGAACTGCCCCGGTGCTCGCAGAGCCAAACGCATGAAGTGTGAG ACCGTCTGTGTGAAGACTGAACCAGGTGAGCCAGGTGACAGCAGGCCGAACCTGAGGCGGAGGATGGGCTCTTTTGTTGCCAAGCCAGAACCAG AGAAAGAGATTCCCATTCCAGTGAAACAGGAACCAGTCGAAAGTAAGGAACCAATGATTGAAGTTGACAAATCCAAGCAACGGTACAAGAAATACCTCCCTCCAGTTCCTCCGAGTCCA GTGGATCTGGTCGTATGTTTGATGTGCGGCAGTGGGGGAGATGAAGACCGTCTGTTGCTGTGTGACGGCTGTGACGACAGCTACCACACCTTCTGCCTGATCCCTCCTCTACATGACGTCCCCAAAGGAGACTGGAGGTGCCCCAAGTGTCTGGCTCAG GAATGCAACAAACCTCATGAGGCGTTCGGCTTTGAGCAGGCATACAGAGACTATTCCCTGCGTGCATTTGGGCAAATGGCTGATGCATTCAAATCTGATTACTTCAACATGCCAGTTCAT ATGGTACCTACAGAGCTGGTGGAGAAAGAGTTCTGGCGCTTGGTGGGAGCCATCGAAGAGGATGTTACTGTAGAATATGGAGCAGATATTGCCTCAAAGGAGTTTGGGAGCGGATTCCCCATTCCGAATGGAAGATTTAAGGTTTCCCCGGCTGATGAG AAATACCTCAAGTGTGGCTGGAACCTCAACAACCTGGCGATGATGAACCCTTCAGTTCTGACTCATGTGACAGCTGACATCTGTGGAATGACGCTGCCATGGCTCTATGTTGGCATGTGCTTCTCTTCCTTCTGCTGGCATATTGAGGATCACTGGAGCTACTCCATCAACTACCTGCACTG GGGGGAACCCAAAACCTGGTACGGAGCTCCTGGTTTTGCTGCAGAGCAGTTGGAGGAGGTGATGAAGAAACTGGCCCCGGAGCTGTTTGAGTCTCAGCCTGACCTGCTGCACCAGCTGGTCACCATCATGAACCCCAACACCCTGATGGACCACGGAGTCCCA ATTTACAGAACAAACCAGTGTGCTGGTGAGTTTGTGATCACGTTTCCTAGAGCCTACCACAGTGGATTCAATCAGGGCTTCAATTTCGCTGAGGCGGTCAACTTCTGCACCGTCGACTGG ATGCCTCTTGGTAGACAGTGTGTTGATCACTATCGAATGCTGCACCGGTACAATGTGTTCTCCCATGATGAGATGGTGTGCAACATGGCCTTGAAAGCAGACACACTCGATGTGGTCCTGGCATCATCTGTCCACAGGGACATGGTCATCATGATCCGAGAAGAGAAGGAACTGAGAAACAAAGTGAAGAAAATG GGGATGTTGCGTTGCCAGGAGGCAAAATATGATGATCTCCAGGACGATGAGCGGCAGTGTGTCAAGTGCAGGACCACCTGCTACCTGTCTGCCGTCACCTGTCCCTGCAGCCCAGGAGTACTGGTGTGTCTGCACCACATCAGCGATCTCTGCTCCTGCCCTATcaccaactacacactgaa TTACAGATACACACTGGACGACCTGTTACCCATGGTGAACGCTGTGAAGCAGCGAGCTGAACTGTATGATGACTGGGCCTCCCGTGTGGCAGAGACTCTGGAGGCTAAAttggaaaagaagaaag GCCTGCCAATCTTTCGTTCCCTTCTTGGTGAATCAGAGTCCCAGCGGTTCCCCGACAACGACCTGCTGCGTCGGTTACGTCTCGTCACACAAGATGCAGAGAAATGCTCCTTGGTGGCGCAGCAGCTATTGAACGGCAAGAGGCAGACAAG GTATCGGTGTGGCACCGTGAAATCACGGAGCCAGCTGACGGTGGAGGAGCTGAGTTCATTTGTGCGGCAGCTGTATAACCTTTCCTGCAGTCTTCCTCAAGCCCCGTTGTTGAAG GAACTCTTGAATCGCATCGAAGACTTCCAGCAGCACAGCGAGAAGGTCCTGGCAGATGAAGTTCCCAGCGTCAGCGAGATCCAGAGCCTGTTAGATGTCAGCTTCGACTTCGACGTGGAGCTGCCCGAACTGCCCCGCCTCAGAGTGAGGCTGGAGCAGGCACGCTGGCTGGAGGGGGTGCAGCAAGCCAGCGTCCAGCCCTCCACCCTGACTCTGGAAACCATGAGGAGGCTCATTGACCAGGGAGTCGGCCTGGCAGCTCATCCGTCCGTGGAGAAAGCCATGGCACGCCTTCAGGAGCTGCTCACTGTGTCCGAGCACTGGGAGGACAAAGCGAGCAGTCTGCTGAAAGCCAG ACCACCACACTCCATAGAGACCCTTagtgctgctgctgagaagGCATCTGGGATCCCTGCTTACCTCCCAAACTGTCTTCTCCTGAAAGACACCATCAGAAAAGCCCAAGAGTGGCTTCAGGAAGCTGAGGAGCTTCAG GCCAGCGGTTGCATGCCGTTGGTGGACAGTCTGTCTGACATGGTGCTACGAGGACAAGCCATTCAAGTCCACCTGGAGCCTTTAGACAGGTTGGAGTCTTTAATGGTAGAAGTGCAAGAATGGAAAGAATCTACAGCTACAACGTTCCTTCAGAAAGATTCAACCCTCAGCCTGCTGGAG GCCCTGTGTCCAAGATGTGAGGTTGGAAATGTAGGTTCTCCAAAGAGGAGGGCCAAGAAAGGGAAAGAATCacccaaaagtaacaaaaagaaaacaccaagGCTCAACACTCTCAGTGACGTGGAAAAAGCGCTTTCAGAGACCAAGGATTCTACCTCTGCA ATGGCAACTCTGGAGGAGCTGCGGGTAAGGGAGATGGAGGCTTTCTCTCATCTCAGGGCAGCAAATGAGTCAAAGCTCCTTCCCACAGCGGACTGCATGGACCTGAAGGTGTGCGTTTGTCAGAAGGCGCCCATGGGGGCGATGCTGCAGTGCGAACTCTGCAGGGATGCGTTCCACAGCGTGTGTGTCAGAGACCCGTCAGACTCCTGCGAAACACAGCCGTGGCTCTGCCCGCAGTGCCAGCGATCAGAAAAGCCCCCCTTGAACAAAGTCCGCCCTCTGCTAGAATCTCTGCGGCACATAGGTGTGCGCCTGCCGGAGGGCGACGCTCTTCACTATCTGGTTGAGAGGACAGTTGACTGGCAGCATCGAGCTCAGCAGATCTCACATTCTTGTAACCTACCGGAACTGGAAGAGCGACCGGGAACTCCTCCGACTCTGACCAGCTGGGCGTCAGGCGGCAACGACACTCACAACAACACTCAG GCTCCTTGTTTGACTCCAGAGTGGAATAGGACAAGCCATGCTCAGACCGTCTTCTACACCGAGCAGAGATGCATACCGCTGCAGG GTTTGAGTCgggagctggaggagctgatggtggAGGGGCTCCTGCTGCAGGTGTCTCTGCCCGAAGTCCAGAGCCTCTACCATGTTTTATTGGACAGAGCCACCAGCCAACACACAACCAGATGCATGTCGCCACCGCAGGACGATTCAGACTGTGACCAACACATGCAGTTTAACTCTCAGGGAAAAAATCTGCCACTGAACCAG gacGGCGTCAATGGCGTGAGGGAAACTATGACTGGCTCAGAGAAGAAAGCGAAGCGGCATCTGGAGAGAGAAAGTCTAGATGTAGAGCACAGAGGGAAGGACAAAAAACACTCTCAcaaaagacagaagatgaatAAGAAGAGGCCGGCCTCCACCTCGTCCTCCCTGCGCTCCGATTTCTCCCAGTCTGATGACTCTGATGAGGAAATGGCTGTTTGTCCAGCGGAGAGGTGTCAGCTCCCAGAGGGTGACGAG
- the kdm5bb gene encoding lysine-specific demethylase 5B-B isoform X1 yields the protein MSQPRPDEFKPPPECPVFEPSWEEFEDPFAFINKIRPIAEKTGICKVRPPPGWQPPFACDVDRLHFVPRIQRLNELEAQTRVKLNFLDQIAKFWDLQGCALKIPHVERKILDLYKLNKLVADEGGFDIVCQGRRWTKIALQMGFAPGKAVGSHLRGHYEKILYPYNLFQSGANLLAPEAASKLMRLEADPELEKYVQKPVQPVESAESMEGSDIKDYKLQDQAQRQLVQTPENCPGARRAKRMKCETVCVKTEPGEPGDSRPNLRRRMGSFVAKPEPEKEIPIPVKQEPVESKEPMIEVDKSKQRYKKYLPPVPPSPVDLVVCLMCGSGGDEDRLLLCDGCDDSYHTFCLIPPLHDVPKGDWRCPKCLAQECNKPHEAFGFEQAYRDYSLRAFGQMADAFKSDYFNMPVHMVPTELVEKEFWRLVGAIEEDVTVEYGADIASKEFGSGFPIPNGRFKVSPADEKYLKCGWNLNNLAMMNPSVLTHVTADICGMTLPWLYVGMCFSSFCWHIEDHWSYSINYLHWGEPKTWYGAPGFAAEQLEEVMKKLAPELFESQPDLLHQLVTIMNPNTLMDHGVPIYRTNQCAGEFVITFPRAYHSGFNQGFNFAEAVNFCTVDWMPLGRQCVDHYRMLHRYNVFSHDEMVCNMALKADTLDVVLASSVHRDMVIMIREEKELRNKVKKMGMLRCQEAKYDDLQDDERQCVKCRTTCYLSAVTCPCSPGVLVCLHHISDLCSCPITNYTLNYRYTLDDLLPMVNAVKQRAELYDDWASRVAETLEAKLEKKKGLPIFRSLLGESESQRFPDNDLLRRLRLVTQDAEKCSLVAQQLLNGKRQTRYRCGTVKSRSQLTVEELSSFVRQLYNLSCSLPQAPLLKELLNRIEDFQQHSEKVLADEVPSVSEIQSLLDVSFDFDVELPELPRLRVRLEQARWLEGVQQASVQPSTLTLETMRRLIDQGVGLAAHPSVEKAMARLQELLTVSEHWEDKASSLLKARPPHSIETLSAAAEKASGIPAYLPNCLLLKDTIRKAQEWLQEAEELQASGCMPLVDSLSDMVLRGQAIQVHLEPLDRLESLMVEVQEWKESTATTFLQKDSTLSLLEALCPRCEVGNVGSPKRRAKKGKESPKSNKKKTPRLNTLSDVEKALSETKDSTSAMATLEELRVREMEAFSHLRAANESKLLPTADCMDLKVCVCQKAPMGAMLQCELCRDAFHSVCVRDPSDSCETQPWLCPQCQRSEKPPLNKVRPLLESLRHIGVRLPEGDALHYLVERTVDWQHRAQQISHSCNLPELEERPGTPPTLTSWASGGNDTHNNTQAPCLTPEWNRTSHAQTVFYTEQRCIPLQGLSRELEELMVEGLLLQVSLPEVQSLYHVLLDRATSQHTTRCMSPPQDDSDCDQHMQFNSQGKNLPLNQDGVNGVRETMTGSEKKAKRHLERESLDVEHRGKDKKHSHKRQKMNKKRPASTSSSLRSDFSQSDDSDEEMAVCPAERCQLPEGDEVDWVQCDGSCNQWFHQVCVGVTAEMAEKEDYICVRCTLNDGHMRK from the exons ATGAGCCAGCCCCGGCCGGACGAGTTCAAGCCTCCCCCGGAGTGCCCGGTCTTCGAGCCCAGCTGGGAAGAATTTGAAGATCCTTTTGCTTTCATCAATAAGATCCGTCCGATCGCTGAAAAAACGGGCATTTGCAAAGTCCGGCCGCCTCCG GGTTGGCAGCCTCCATTTGCATGCGATGTTGACAGACTTCACTTTGTTCCTCGGATCCAGAGGCTCAATGAGTTGGAG GCACAGACCAGAGTCAAGCTCAACTTTTTGGACCAGATTGCCAAATTTTGGGATTTGCAGGGATGTGCCCTGAAGATTCCTCATGTGGAGAGGAAGATTTTGGATTTATATAAGCTAAATAAG CTGGTAGCAGATGAGGGTGGATTTGACATTGTCTGTCAGGGCAGACGATGGACCAAGATTGCACTACAAATGGGCTTCGCCCCTGGCAAAGCTGTCGGCTCACACCTGCGAGGGCATTATGAGAAAATCCTCTATCCCTACAATCTCTTTCAGAGTGGAGCAAACCTCCTG GCACCAGAGGCAGCTTCCAAACTGATGCGTTTGGAGGCTGATCCTGAACTTGAAAAG TATGTTCAGAAGCCAGTCCAGCCAGTGGAGAGTGCAGAAAGCATGGAGGGCTCTGACATCAAGGACTACAAGCTGCAGGACCAGGCTCAGAGGCAGCTGGTCCAGACTCCTGAGAACTGCCCCGGTGCTCGCAGAGCCAAACGCATGAAGTGTGAG ACCGTCTGTGTGAAGACTGAACCAGGTGAGCCAGGTGACAGCAGGCCGAACCTGAGGCGGAGGATGGGCTCTTTTGTTGCCAAGCCAGAACCAG AGAAAGAGATTCCCATTCCAGTGAAACAGGAACCAGTCGAAAGTAAGGAACCAATGATTGAAGTTGACAAATCCAAGCAACGGTACAAGAAATACCTCCCTCCAGTTCCTCCGAGTCCA GTGGATCTGGTCGTATGTTTGATGTGCGGCAGTGGGGGAGATGAAGACCGTCTGTTGCTGTGTGACGGCTGTGACGACAGCTACCACACCTTCTGCCTGATCCCTCCTCTACATGACGTCCCCAAAGGAGACTGGAGGTGCCCCAAGTGTCTGGCTCAG GAATGCAACAAACCTCATGAGGCGTTCGGCTTTGAGCAGGCATACAGAGACTATTCCCTGCGTGCATTTGGGCAAATGGCTGATGCATTCAAATCTGATTACTTCAACATGCCAGTTCAT ATGGTACCTACAGAGCTGGTGGAGAAAGAGTTCTGGCGCTTGGTGGGAGCCATCGAAGAGGATGTTACTGTAGAATATGGAGCAGATATTGCCTCAAAGGAGTTTGGGAGCGGATTCCCCATTCCGAATGGAAGATTTAAGGTTTCCCCGGCTGATGAG AAATACCTCAAGTGTGGCTGGAACCTCAACAACCTGGCGATGATGAACCCTTCAGTTCTGACTCATGTGACAGCTGACATCTGTGGAATGACGCTGCCATGGCTCTATGTTGGCATGTGCTTCTCTTCCTTCTGCTGGCATATTGAGGATCACTGGAGCTACTCCATCAACTACCTGCACTG GGGGGAACCCAAAACCTGGTACGGAGCTCCTGGTTTTGCTGCAGAGCAGTTGGAGGAGGTGATGAAGAAACTGGCCCCGGAGCTGTTTGAGTCTCAGCCTGACCTGCTGCACCAGCTGGTCACCATCATGAACCCCAACACCCTGATGGACCACGGAGTCCCA ATTTACAGAACAAACCAGTGTGCTGGTGAGTTTGTGATCACGTTTCCTAGAGCCTACCACAGTGGATTCAATCAGGGCTTCAATTTCGCTGAGGCGGTCAACTTCTGCACCGTCGACTGG ATGCCTCTTGGTAGACAGTGTGTTGATCACTATCGAATGCTGCACCGGTACAATGTGTTCTCCCATGATGAGATGGTGTGCAACATGGCCTTGAAAGCAGACACACTCGATGTGGTCCTGGCATCATCTGTCCACAGGGACATGGTCATCATGATCCGAGAAGAGAAGGAACTGAGAAACAAAGTGAAGAAAATG GGGATGTTGCGTTGCCAGGAGGCAAAATATGATGATCTCCAGGACGATGAGCGGCAGTGTGTCAAGTGCAGGACCACCTGCTACCTGTCTGCCGTCACCTGTCCCTGCAGCCCAGGAGTACTGGTGTGTCTGCACCACATCAGCGATCTCTGCTCCTGCCCTATcaccaactacacactgaa TTACAGATACACACTGGACGACCTGTTACCCATGGTGAACGCTGTGAAGCAGCGAGCTGAACTGTATGATGACTGGGCCTCCCGTGTGGCAGAGACTCTGGAGGCTAAAttggaaaagaagaaag GCCTGCCAATCTTTCGTTCCCTTCTTGGTGAATCAGAGTCCCAGCGGTTCCCCGACAACGACCTGCTGCGTCGGTTACGTCTCGTCACACAAGATGCAGAGAAATGCTCCTTGGTGGCGCAGCAGCTATTGAACGGCAAGAGGCAGACAAG GTATCGGTGTGGCACCGTGAAATCACGGAGCCAGCTGACGGTGGAGGAGCTGAGTTCATTTGTGCGGCAGCTGTATAACCTTTCCTGCAGTCTTCCTCAAGCCCCGTTGTTGAAG GAACTCTTGAATCGCATCGAAGACTTCCAGCAGCACAGCGAGAAGGTCCTGGCAGATGAAGTTCCCAGCGTCAGCGAGATCCAGAGCCTGTTAGATGTCAGCTTCGACTTCGACGTGGAGCTGCCCGAACTGCCCCGCCTCAGAGTGAGGCTGGAGCAGGCACGCTGGCTGGAGGGGGTGCAGCAAGCCAGCGTCCAGCCCTCCACCCTGACTCTGGAAACCATGAGGAGGCTCATTGACCAGGGAGTCGGCCTGGCAGCTCATCCGTCCGTGGAGAAAGCCATGGCACGCCTTCAGGAGCTGCTCACTGTGTCCGAGCACTGGGAGGACAAAGCGAGCAGTCTGCTGAAAGCCAG ACCACCACACTCCATAGAGACCCTTagtgctgctgctgagaagGCATCTGGGATCCCTGCTTACCTCCCAAACTGTCTTCTCCTGAAAGACACCATCAGAAAAGCCCAAGAGTGGCTTCAGGAAGCTGAGGAGCTTCAG GCCAGCGGTTGCATGCCGTTGGTGGACAGTCTGTCTGACATGGTGCTACGAGGACAAGCCATTCAAGTCCACCTGGAGCCTTTAGACAGGTTGGAGTCTTTAATGGTAGAAGTGCAAGAATGGAAAGAATCTACAGCTACAACGTTCCTTCAGAAAGATTCAACCCTCAGCCTGCTGGAG GCCCTGTGTCCAAGATGTGAGGTTGGAAATGTAGGTTCTCCAAAGAGGAGGGCCAAGAAAGGGAAAGAATCacccaaaagtaacaaaaagaaaacaccaagGCTCAACACTCTCAGTGACGTGGAAAAAGCGCTTTCAGAGACCAAGGATTCTACCTCTGCA ATGGCAACTCTGGAGGAGCTGCGGGTAAGGGAGATGGAGGCTTTCTCTCATCTCAGGGCAGCAAATGAGTCAAAGCTCCTTCCCACAGCGGACTGCATGGACCTGAAGGTGTGCGTTTGTCAGAAGGCGCCCATGGGGGCGATGCTGCAGTGCGAACTCTGCAGGGATGCGTTCCACAGCGTGTGTGTCAGAGACCCGTCAGACTCCTGCGAAACACAGCCGTGGCTCTGCCCGCAGTGCCAGCGATCAGAAAAGCCCCCCTTGAACAAAGTCCGCCCTCTGCTAGAATCTCTGCGGCACATAGGTGTGCGCCTGCCGGAGGGCGACGCTCTTCACTATCTGGTTGAGAGGACAGTTGACTGGCAGCATCGAGCTCAGCAGATCTCACATTCTTGTAACCTACCGGAACTGGAAGAGCGACCGGGAACTCCTCCGACTCTGACCAGCTGGGCGTCAGGCGGCAACGACACTCACAACAACACTCAG GCTCCTTGTTTGACTCCAGAGTGGAATAGGACAAGCCATGCTCAGACCGTCTTCTACACCGAGCAGAGATGCATACCGCTGCAGG GTTTGAGTCgggagctggaggagctgatggtggAGGGGCTCCTGCTGCAGGTGTCTCTGCCCGAAGTCCAGAGCCTCTACCATGTTTTATTGGACAGAGCCACCAGCCAACACACAACCAGATGCATGTCGCCACCGCAGGACGATTCAGACTGTGACCAACACATGCAGTTTAACTCTCAGGGAAAAAATCTGCCACTGAACCAG gacGGCGTCAATGGCGTGAGGGAAACTATGACTGGCTCAGAGAAGAAAGCGAAGCGGCATCTGGAGAGAGAAAGTCTAGATGTAGAGCACAGAGGGAAGGACAAAAAACACTCTCAcaaaagacagaagatgaatAAGAAGAGGCCGGCCTCCACCTCGTCCTCCCTGCGCTCCGATTTCTCCCAGTCTGATGACTCTGATGAGGAAATGGCTGTTTGTCCAGCGGAGAGGTGTCAGCTCCCAGAGGGTGACGAG